In the Helicobacter typhlonius genome, one interval contains:
- a CDS encoding catalase codes for MSKKLTTATGTPLGDNQNSITAGSRGPTLLQDTWLLEKLAHFDRERIPERVVHAKGSAAYGELTITNDISAYSKADIFSKVGKKTKAFLRFSTVAGERGAADAERDVRGFALKFYTNEGNWDIVGNNTPVFFIKDAVKFPDFIHTQKRDPKTNLRSATAAWDFWSLHPESLHQVTILMSDRGIPRSYREMHGFGSHTYSFINAKNERFWVKFHFKSMQGIHNLTNKEAEAIIAKDRESHQKDLFENIEKGNFPKWRFCVQVMPEKEAANYRFNPFDLTKVWSHKDYPLIEVGILELNKNPENYFAEVEQAAFNPANIVPGIGYSPDKMLQGRLFSYGDTQRYRLGINHSQLPVNASIAPVANTHRDGYMQRGDFGGERNYNPSIFNDYAEDSNALEPALRTEGGDVANRYNHRDTEDDYFVQAGDLYRLMNTEQKEALCQNIKDAMEGVPNEIKKRQIEHFKKADPAYGKRVEELVL; via the coding sequence ATGAGTAAAAAACTCACAACAGCGACAGGCACACCATTAGGCGATAATCAAAACTCAATTACAGCAGGGAGCAGAGGTCCTACACTTTTGCAAGACACTTGGCTTTTAGAAAAACTCGCTCACTTTGATAGGGAGAGAATCCCCGAACGCGTAGTGCACGCAAAAGGAAGTGCTGCCTATGGTGAGCTGACAATCACAAATGATATTTCAGCATATTCTAAGGCGGATATTTTTAGCAAAGTGGGCAAAAAAACAAAGGCGTTTTTGCGCTTTTCCACCGTTGCAGGTGAGCGAGGCGCAGCCGATGCGGAACGAGATGTGCGAGGCTTTGCACTTAAATTTTACACAAATGAGGGAAATTGGGATATTGTAGGCAATAACACGCCTGTGTTTTTCATCAAAGATGCGGTGAAATTCCCGGATTTTATCCATACACAAAAGCGAGACCCAAAGACAAATTTGCGCTCTGCAACAGCAGCGTGGGACTTTTGGAGTTTGCACCCAGAGAGTTTGCATCAAGTAACGATTTTGATGAGCGATAGGGGGATTCCACGCAGTTACCGAGAAATGCACGGCTTTGGTAGCCATACATATAGCTTTATCAATGCCAAAAATGAACGCTTTTGGGTAAAATTTCACTTCAAATCAATGCAGGGAATCCACAACCTCACAAACAAAGAAGCGGAGGCGATTATTGCCAAAGATAGAGAATCTCATCAAAAAGATTTGTTTGAAAACATTGAAAAGGGTAATTTCCCTAAATGGAGATTCTGTGTGCAAGTAATGCCCGAAAAAGAGGCGGCAAACTATCGCTTCAATCCTTTTGATTTGACAAAAGTGTGGAGTCATAAGGATTATCCATTGATTGAAGTGGGAATCTTGGAGCTAAATAAGAATCCAGAGAATTATTTTGCTGAAGTAGAACAAGCCGCATTTAACCCCGCAAACATTGTGCCCGGCATTGGATATAGCCCCGATAAAATGCTACAAGGACGGCTTTTTAGCTATGGTGACACGCAGCGATACCGCTTAGGCATTAATCATTCCCAGCTTCCTGTGAATGCGAGTATCGCCCCTGTGGCAAATACACACCGAGATGGTTATATGCAGCGAGGTGATTTTGGCGGGGAGAGAAATTATAATCCAAGTATTTTTAATGACTATGCCGAAGATTCTAATGCGCTTGAACCTGCACTACGCACAGAGGGTGGCGATGTAGCAAATCGTTACAATCACCGCGACACAGAGGACGATTATTTCGTGCAAGCAGGAGATTTGTATCGCTTGATGAATACAGAGCAAAAAGAGGCATTGTGCCAAAACATCAAAGACGCAATGGAGGGTGTGCCAAATGAGATTAAAAAGCGTCAAATTGAGCATTTCAAAAAGGCTGACCCAGCCTATGGCAAACGCGTAGAAGAGCTTGTGCTTTAA